One region of Quercus lobata isolate SW786 chromosome 2, ValleyOak3.0 Primary Assembly, whole genome shotgun sequence genomic DNA includes:
- the LOC115975285 gene encoding NAD(P)H-quinone oxidoreductase subunit S, chloroplastic translates to MASFIIFPSTTGSPLKSHFLGRNHLSQHLQKQSFLIHNKPPTQHSITCAKFDLSEIMGGRGLCNGEEGLQKELNRNLEEQESAAADTKQEKSDSLALSTIDSVSENAFEKELMGLTGGFPGGEKGLQTFIEKNPPPKKTTVTDSGNLGEIIGSRKPKPPELPLLMPGMIAIVKNPNNPYHMYCGIVQRITDGKAGVLFEGGNWDRLITFQLDELERREKGPPMKNPKSCILEPLLEKEDSK, encoded by the coding sequence ATGGCTTCTTTCATCATTTTCCCAAGCACAACAGGCTCTCCTCTGAAATCCCATTTCCTTGGGAGAAACCACCTCTCCCAGCATCTTCAAAAACAGTCTTTTCTAATTCATAACAAGCCGCCAACCCAACACTCTATAACATGCGCAAAATTTGACCTATCTGAAATCATGGGAGGCAGAGGACTCTGCAATGGGGAAGAAGGTCTACAGAAGGAGCTAAACAGGAACCTTGAGGAACAAGAATCAGCAGCAGCTGATACAAAGCAAGAAAAATCAGATAGTTTGGCACTATCAACAATTGACAGTGTTTCAGAAAATGCTTTTGAAAAGGAGCTGATGGGACTAACTGGTGGATTTCCTGGTGGTGAAAAGGGTTTGCAAACATTCATTGAGAAGAACCCACCTCCAAAGAAAACAACAGTTACAGATTCAGGAaacttaggagaaattattggATCAAGGAAGCCAAAACCGCCAGAACTGCCACTATTGATGCCTGGTATGATTGCCATTGTTAAGAACCCAAATAACCCATATCATATGTACTGTGGCATTGTTCAGAGAATCACAGATGGAAAGGCTGGGGTTCTTTTTGAGGGAGGAAACTGGGACAGATTGATTACCTTTCAATTGGATGAGCTGGAACGCAGGGAGAAGGGCCCTCCAATGAAGAACCCAAAGTCTTGCATCCTTGAACCTCTGCTTGAGAAAGAAGATTCCAAATGA
- the LOC115975286 gene encoding uncharacterized protein LOC115975286: MGATQALKRIPRIKFPQRHPKSSGDSASQVQATSTAGASDLTFFFTSKASTTVGGKASLQPKRTPMTNEEMEAIMLGGCF, from the exons atgggTGCAACTCAAGCTTTGAAGAGAATCCCACGTATCAAGTTTCCTCAAAGGCATCCCAAATCCTCTGGAG ATTCTGCATCACAGGTTCAAGCAACTTCTACAGCTGGTGCTTCTGACCTAACTTTCTTCTTTACTTCAAAAGCCTCAACAACTGTGGGAGGGAAAGCTTCTCTTCAGCCAAAACGAACACCAATGACCAATGAGGAGATGGAAGCTATAATG TTGGGTGGCTGCTTTTGA